CCTCAGCCATCATAAATCTTGGATTTGCTGTGAAAACCAGATTGCTGCTTCAGTATTAGTTTTTGTATCTAGTAATTCCATCGTTTTCTCCAATAAAGAGATCGCCAAATTTGGCAAGACTTTAGAGACCGCACGCTCCTCATAAATCCCTTCTTCATCTAATCTAAATGCAAATATTCGATAAGCTCTCACATCAATTACCCAGTATTCAGATATTCCCAAATTTGCGTAGAGCCGCTTTTTTTCATCTAAATCGATCGCCAAAGTCGTATCCGAAATTTCACCAACAAGATCAGGCGATCGCCACTGTTCTAAATCAATAAATCTTGACTGTCCAGTTTTCCAAGTTGGCGCATCATCACCAACATACAAAACAATATCGGGAGCTACAGCCCGCTTGCCTTTTCTTTCCATCTGGCATCCACCAAAGGTACTTAATTTGATGTCAGGAAATTTTATTGCCCAAAAAGCGATAATCATGGGAAACAAATCGCCAAATTTAGCGTGATTAATTCCTTCTGCACCCATTTCTACCCACAAATGTTGATTATCAAAAAATAATTTACAGCGATCGCTTTTATCATCATCACGCAGCGCCACATAATCATCCCAAGTTGCTTGCTGCCACTGTTGTTTAGGTTTTATTGCCACAATCATTGTTTAGCCCTCACAATGTATAGAAATTATGGAATTTAATTAAGCAAATAAAGGAGCGCAAAGCTCCTCTTTATTTTATTAACAAAGAAAAAACAGGCTAGTCAAAGATATGACTAGCCTGTTAATTTGCATAATTAACTCGCAAGATTCGGTACCTTACTGCAAAACGAGTTTGACATTGGCATTGCTTAGACCAGGACGTTTCACTTCAGTCAAAGCCTTGTTCACAGCATACTTCTGGTTAATCGAGTTGATCAACTCAGTCTGATTGTGCTTCTTAGCAACACCCCAGAGATCAGCAATTAGATCAAACGAACCGTCGGCATTGCGCGACCAGCCCAAATCATAATCACCTTCTAGAGTTGCCACGATGTCAGCACGAATGCGTTGGCTATTGTATCCACGAACATCGGCTTCAGTGTTAACACTGATACCCAGATCGCGCAAAGACGACTTGAGGACTTCGGCATCAGTAATTTTTGTGCGAAGAGTGCTGAAATGAGACATAATAGTTTTGCTCCTGTGAATAATTGTGAACGCAATTGTTAACTAGAACGTGAGACATAAGAGTACTGGTGGTTCTTACTCCTATGTTAGCTGCTAGCCTAAAGATCTTTTAATAAGATATCTTTAGAATCTAGCCTTAAATCTGCTGCCTGCAAAAACAGCAGAATAAGCTTTTTAAAACTCCATACGCTGATATTCAGCGACTGAAGTAGCGGCGGGTCTAGCCCGCATTCTTGCCCAGTCACGCAAAGCAGCAACCTGCTCAGTCATCGTGCGTGACAGGGGAGTTGTCGATTTCACAGCCGAAATGATATCTAGCTGTGTAAACTCCCGATCTTGGGCAAAAGCTTCATACATGGCGGCAATTACCGCCTGCTCGATTTCCGCCCCCGAAAAACCATCACTTACTTTTGATAGTTGTTCAAAATCGAATCTTTCTAATTTTTCAACATCTGGACGACGCTTGCACAGATGGATTTTAAAGATATCTCTGCGTTCTTCACCGTTAGGTAAATCAACAAAGAAAAGCTCGTCAAAACGTCCCTTGCGG
The Pseudanabaena sp. BC1403 genome window above contains:
- a CDS encoding Uma2 family endonuclease; this encodes MIVAIKPKQQWQQATWDDYVALRDDDKSDRCKLFFDNQHLWVEMGAEGINHAKFGDLFPMIIAFWAIKFPDIKLSTFGGCQMERKGKRAVAPDIVLYVGDDAPTWKTGQSRFIDLEQWRSPDLVGEISDTTLAIDLDEKKRLYANLGISEYWVIDVRAYRIFAFRLDEEGIYEERAVSKVLPNLAISLLEKTMELLDTKTNTEAAIWFSQQIQDL
- a CDS encoding DUF1257 domain-containing protein, producing MSHFSTLRTKITDAEVLKSSLRDLGISVNTEADVRGYNSQRIRADIVATLEGDYDLGWSRNADGSFDLIADLWGVAKKHNQTELINSINQKYAVNKALTEVKRPGLSNANVKLVLQ